CTTTTTTGCAACAGCAATGGTTTCAGCCACACGGCCGCAGCGCGGTACAATCGTCGGTTCATGATCAATACAGGCCTTTGCCACAGACATTGGTGTTTCTAAAGAGGTTAAGTGATACGGACGGTACAGTGTATAATTTGGTCCAGGTCCCATACTCAGATAAGTCAGCTCTGCTGCGATATCTGGCTGATCTGTTCCGATAATTACAAACACACCAGGTGCCACGCCATTGATATATTCAATAACACCATAGTTATCTAATACACCACCACGCCCTTCACTCTTAAGACTTAATACATCGTTCAGGTGGGCAACATCGCTTTCTGCACCGTGTGCACCGGTAACATCCGGTACAAAGCCAGTGGCGTTAGCCATTGCAGTCATCTCGACCATAGTTTTTGTGCCATCCTTAAAGGCACAGATCATTTTCGGAGAAGCACCTTTTTCTCTTGCGATTTCTGCAACGGTTTCTGGTGTGCACTCCAGTGCCAGAGGATTGTTTTTACCTTTACCGACAACTTTGACATCAAATCCGAGGCCTTTTGCATAATCATACATTTCTACAACAGCACCCGGTTCATCCCCCGCGGAGCCTGTATAGACAACGCCTGCGTTGTTGGCCAGTTTATATAAGAGATGTCCGATACACACGTCAGTTTCAACATTTAACATACAGATATGTTTACCGGCGTTGATGGCGTCCATCGCGACCTTTGCACCAACTTCCGGTACACCCGTTGCGTCGACAGCACAATCAATAATGTCACATTTTGTTGCGATTTCATTGTTTTTTGTAACTATAAACTTGCCTTCTGCCAGAAGCTTATTCGCTTCTTCAACTGTTTCCGCTTCTACAAAATCTTCTCCTTCTTTATAACCGGAGTCCAGATACGCACGTTTTGCATTTTCAAGTACAACGTCAACCACAACTACCGGGTCCATCCCTTTCATAACGGTCATCTGAGCGGCCATACCGCATCCCATCTGGCCTGCGCCAACGATACTGGCCTTAATTGGTTTGCCTTCGTCTTCCAACTTCTGCAGCTTGTACATCATGTTAATCATTTTAAATACCTCTTTCTATATTAAAAATTTGTTAAACGATTTTTATCCGGCAGCTTAATGAGTCTGCTCTCCACTGCCATATTAAGTGAATAAAATTTCAAACGAATCTCCAGGCTTTATTTCTGGTAGATCACCGCCAGACAGTTCAATCTGTCCAGGAAGTTCCACAGCTTCTTGGCCTGTAAATTTAAAAGAGCAGTGCCCCATTGCTTTTAAAGTGTGGTTTGCTTCCTCACCCACTGCGGTAACAATATATTGGTTATTTCCAAAAATGACCACATCTCCTGGTTTTATTTCCTGATCCATATCACAGATAGTGTGAAGAACAGACATCTCTGCAAGAGATTCCGGTGCATTTTCATTAAATACGATTATAAAATTTCCTTCTTCTGCCATTTCCTCTACCAGCGGCCCAATGGTTGTTACAGTGCTTTTATAGTCCATTTCATCTCTGCCTTTTAATATAAACCAATGCTGAAAGCATAAGCGATCAGAACAGCCACAGGGCCTGTGATCAAGCGCTCAAACAGTACAGCCGGTACACCGGCATCAATGGTTTCCGGCTCTGCTTCACCAAGAGAAAGGCCAACTGGTACAAAATCACAGCCTACCTGCGCGTCAATGGCAAAGAGTGCTGGTAACGCCAGTGAAGGATTGATTGCGCCTACACCAATCTGCTGACCAATTAAAACACCGACTACCTGAGCAATGACAGCGCCTGGTCCGATAATTGGGGAAATAATTGGTATGGCACAGATAATACAGATAACCAACAAACCCGGCAGTGTATTTGCAAGCGGCGAAATGGTATTTGCGATCCAGTCACCAAGACCGGTTCCCTGGATAATCCCGATAAGCATGGCAACAAAGGCCATAAAAGGAAGGATATTACGGATAACCATATCGATGGTGTCACGGCCTGCCTGAAAGAATTTGCCAACAACGCCGCCAACGCCTTTACCAAGCCGTACGATAATGCTTTCTTTCTTTTCACCCTTGGCGCTTTTCTTCTTTTGGCTTTCTTCTTTCTGCTGATTTTCCTGCTGTATCGTTTTTTCAGTGGCAATTGGTGTGTCTGAGCCATCGGCCAGCTGAATGGTCTCAGGCTTTACACCTGATACATAGATATCTTCGGTGATAAATTTAGCCAGCGGACCGCTCTGTCCTACTGAAGTGATGTTAATGGTCGGTATCTTTTTTTTGGGGTAAACACCGCATCGAGCCGTACCGCCACAGTCAATGACAACACATGCGAATTCATCATCAGGAACACCTGTTGAGAAGCCATCAACAGCAGTCGCTCCCGTCAGTTCTGCAATTCTTTTTGTGAGCGGATCAATACCGCCACCCGTAACAGACACAATTTTATTGCGCTTTTCGGTTGGCTGGATCACCAGCGGGCCACCCCAGCCTGAAGAACCCTTTGATACTTTAACGGCTTTATACATTTGCGTTTTCCCCCTTTTTCATGAACTTAATGGTCAATCGCTCGCAGATAATCCCACGGATCAGTATTACGATAACGCCGACGATAAAGTAGCGGATTGCCAGTGGACCAAGATCCTTGCCTAAGGTTGTGAGTCCTGCCGCAATCCCGCCGTAAACAAAGTATTCACCAGCATTAGCATGCGGAAACAAACCTGTGATTGGATGACAGAAAGACACTGCCGCATCATAAAATGCAGGTTTGTATTTTTCATCCAGGAAACGTCCCATTGTGTAGGCCATTGGGTTGCACAGAAAAAACATTGACAGGATCGGCAGCAGCGTATATCTGAGTAAAAAGTTTTTGCTGCAGATAATTCCCAGCTTATCGACCTTGTCCTGACCGATGATTGCGATCAGAGCATTGACTGCCGTGATCAAACAGACAAGCGTTGGAATGATTCCGGTGATGTACCCTACAAACTGTTCACCCCCGATTTGAAACAGCCCAATGAATGCCGTAGCTAAATTTGATAAGAATTCCATAATTACCTCCTCGTTCTTTTCTTTTTTTAATAATCGCTGATATGCAGGCGAATTTTCCACGTTCTACATACAGCTCATTATTCACATTGATTCCTTTGCCGTAAATTGTCCAGTGCATTCGAGCAACCGCTTTTTATTCTCTGTCTGCATATTTTCTACAGCAAGTCTCTTTTCGATAGCCTCTACCGCCTGAATGAGCGCTCCCTTTTTTTTAGTCATTTCTTCTGGGTTATAGGGATGCTTTCGCCTTCTACGTCGGAATTCCCAGGCATCTTCTTCCAGACCAATACTTTTCAAATCTGACAGACTCATTCCAAGCATGGTTTCTGTTGTTTTAAACCCTGCAAAAATGGTAATCCCTTTCATCTGACGGTAAGCCACTACCTGATCTTTACGCCTGCTATAAGACACAATCAAAATTTGTCCTGCCTTCAGCCCCCCTTTCGTATGTCCAATACCAATGGTACCGGTTCCTCTTAACTTGCCCAGTTCACGCTGGTAGCGCTTTATCTGAAACAAGCTGAGTACCATCTGAAGTGCCATCAACGCAAATACAACTAAAAACAATAAATTTCTTTGCATTTCCCTTTTCCCTTCACTTTTATTTTTTACTCCGAATGCTTCTGTTTTTGTCTTTTGTTCTTGACTTTAATCGCATTATACAACGCACATTTGTAAATGTCAATTAAATATCAAAATCATCCTTGTGATCTTTGATATTAAATTTTATATAACTTCGGCTTAATTTAGCGACTTGTATTCGTTTTCTTATCCTTAATTTGTTTCATTCGTTAAAATAATATCATTTTAGATTACGTTTTTATAATTTACAAATGTTAGTTTTATGATGTTATTTGTTTAACAATCGCTAATATTTTACAAAAACAAAATATGCCCTATATTATTTTTGTTCCTAGTGCTTTTTTCTAAAAATAAAAAAGTGCTATACTCTCATCAAAAATAGAGAGTAAAGCACTTTTTATATTTCATTAAAGTTATTCGCCAATAATACATACCTTGCATTTTCTCGGTCTGGGGCGCGAGCAGTCAAAATCAACAAAATAAGCATATCCTGTCACACCGACGCCAAGATTTCCGTTTTCTACATCGAAAACCTCACTTGAGCCAATAATTGTTGCTTTCAGATGGGCGTCACAATTAAAAAGCTGCGTCCGGTCGCCTCCTGGCAGATAGGTTTCGGCATTCGGCCAGGATTCGACCTCTCGATAATGCTCCTCACCAGGATAAAGGTATTGATCTGCTGTTTCATGCCTGGGGAAAATTTTATTAAGCCCATTGTTTAAATCGACCTGTAGAAATTCGTCGCCTTCTTCGGTATAATCGTGGACAAATTCCTCAAAAAAGACAGCGCAGGTAGTATGCGGCGATGAGACAGCACAGATACCATCCTTAATGCCGCTCTCCTGAATAATTTTTTTCAGCTGTGGTGTGATATCAAAGTAAGTGGGTCTGCCGCCGTGAGATTCCAGTTCAATTTGTTCTTTATACATTTTCATCGCATTGTTCCTCTTTCTTTTCTTTATCCGCCTTAGCCATGGCCTCTGCCATTTCGCGAACCATCCGCGCAGGATCGGGCGCCCCTATAATGCCGGAGGTCGCACCGGTCCCGTCTGCGCCCAGCTTAATAATATTATAGACATCTTCTGGAGAATTAACGCCGGAAGCGATCATGATCAAAATTTCCGGATTCACAGCGTGAATCTGCTCAGTCGTTTCCAGAACGTAGCTATCATCCGCCGTCTCGCCCGTACCGATAAGATCCGTTGGTTCAGACAGCAAAATATCCGGTTTCATTTCTGCAATCGCCCTTGATTCCACAACCGAATCTGCACAGACCACCGTAAGCATTTCAAGTTCTTTTGCCCGATTCATGGTCGCGTACAATTCTGCCACTGTACAGCTGTTCTCTGCATGATTCAAAAAAACCGCTTCTGCCCCCGCTGCTTTTAATGATTCCGGCAGCACGTGTCCCATCCCTCTTCCAGGGCGCAGTGACTCCATATGCTGAGCCGTCACAATGATATTTTTAGTGTTTTCAGCAATGTAACGAATATCCGCGAAAGGACAGGTAAAGAAAATTTCAACTCCAGTATCCTCTGCTACTTTGCCTGCGGCTTTAGCTAATTCCAGGATTTTTTCGCCATAGAGATAGGACTTCGGGTTGACGATCAAAAAAGGTGTTCTCACTTTTCTCATTGTTTATACCTCCACTGCTTTTGTCTCAAATACACCATAATAATGCTCAAGGGTCTTCTGCATCCCCTCTTTAGAAGCCTTCTTAACATCCAAATAATTGTCTGGCTTTTGTTCATTCAGGCTTTCCATAGCGCCGGCCAGAAAATCAGAAAAAATATTGATCTTAGCGATACCACTCACTGCGCATTTGTTTAAGTTTTTATCCCCCGACGAGGATCCGCCGTGAAGAACTAATGGTGTATTCACAGCCGCTGCTATCTCCTTCAAACGGTCAAAGTTAATTTCGGGAATTCCCTTATACATACCATGGGCTGTCCCAATTGAAATCGCCAGAGAGTCCACATTTGTCGCTTTAATAAAGTTTTCAGCATCCTCTACTGTAGTATACTTTGAGTCTGTCTCGTCATGATTCTCATAATTTTCCCCAGCGCCTACATGTCCAATTTCAGCCTCTACCACTACACCCCTCGGATGAGCATAGTCAATAATTTCTTTTGTTCTTGCAACATTAATATCAAAGCTTTCCATCGAAGCATCAATCATAACCGAAGAAAAACCCAGGTCAATGGCTTTTTTAATGAGTTCTGACGTCGCTCCATGATCCAGATGTAAAACTACTGGAACTTTTGCGGCTTCAGCATATTTTTTTCCAATAAGAGCCGCGTCCTCCAGATTAATGTCATCTCCCAGATGGCTTTCCGCCAAAGCCAGTATAAGTGGAAGTCCCAGTCTTTCGGCTACCTCCACATGCCATTTCAGCGATTCCAAATCAATAAAATTAGCTGCTGGTATTGCAAAACACTGTTCTTGAGCTTTTTTAAACAATTCCTTTGATGTTACTAACATAATTCATCCCTCCATAGAATAAAAGCTGGCGATATCCGCCACTAAACAGGCAAAAGGTGAGCTCTCCTTTATTTTCTATAACATATGTTCCTGTAAGTCTTTTTTGTTCTTATTCACTTATGATTATATGCGTTTTTTATTTTTTGTCAAATCTTAAAGACTCATCAGTGATTTTTTTAAGAAGATATATTTATTTTTTACATATGTTTCTTTTTTTATTTTTTATTATTTCATCATTTCAAACAAAATCCCTGAAATCCCTTTATTTAAAGCATTTATAAACTCAAACACTTTATCTTTCTAAAAACAGAAATTCAACTCCTTCATCAATCAGAACATTTGCAAAGCAAGTTTGTTTCTTGTTTTTAACATTTTAAATGATTTTAATTTTTATTTATTTTCTTTTTACCGTTTATTCTATTTAAAACATTTGTTAAATTATAACGGAAAACAATGGTTTTTCTAAGGAAGCTATGTTAAAATTCATACTAACGGATATATAGAATAGAGGAGTTTTTTAATGAAAAAAAATATTATTGAGGATGAACGCATGATGCTGCGCGTCAGCGATATGTACTATAATAAAAACATGAGCCAGCAGGACATTGCCAATAAGTTATCTATTTCCCGCCCTACCATCTCTAAGCTGCTGAGCGCCGCCAGGGAACACGGCATTGTTACCATTACGGTATCGGACACCAATGGACGTAAATATTTTCAGCTGGAACAGCTGTTAGAAGAAAAATATGGTTTAAAGGAAGTTTTCATTGTAGAAACCCTGGAGGATACAGCCGAAACCAAAGCGTTGATGGGTAAGGCCGCCGCTCAGTATCTTTCCCGGATAATACGTGATGGCGATGTCATCGGCGTCACCATGGGAACTACGGTCGCACAGATCGCGCCACACGCCAACAATTCCTACCATTCAAATCTTACCTTTGTCCCTTTGATTGGCGGTATTGGCACTGTAGCTACCGAACTGCACAGCAATTATATTGCTGAATCCATGGCGCGTGCCTTTGGGGGCATTTATTATCCGCTTCACGCTCCTGCCATGATTTCCAGAAAAAACACAAAAATTGAGTTGATGAAAGAAAACAGTATTCAGCGCGTTTTTAAAAAAGCTAAGCGTATGGATATTGCAATTTTGGGTATTGGTGCCCCTACCAGTAATTCTACCATTATAAAGACCGGTTACTTTACTCCAGAAATATTTGAAGAAATTCGTGAACAGAAAATGTGTGGTGATATCTGTATGGTTTTTTATGACGAAAACGGCAATATTGATAAATTTGAATATAACGAAAAAATGATGTCCATTGACCTCGGGGTGCTCAAAAATACTAAATACTCCATTGGTGTCTGCGGCGGCGTTGATAAGCCTGCTGCCATTTCAGGTGCCATCAACGGCGGTTATATCAATGTGCTGATCACCGATTATGATTGCGCTCAGATTCTGGACCGCATGAAAAGCGAATCATTTCTTGCAACATAAAAGGACGACCGCTCGAAATGGGCGGTCGTCCTTTTATGTCTACTTTCTGTAGCGCGTATGTATATTACGGATATCACTTTTGATCTGGGCGACCAAATCGCCAAGATTGTCAAATTTGATTTCACCACGAACTCTCTCTTTAAAAGTCAGGGTGACATAATCTCCATAAATATTCTCATCAAAATCATAAATATAAGTCTCGATACTGTAGGGGTGTTTTTCAAAAGTAGGATTAAACCCTAAATTCGTAAGGCCATCGTGTTCCTGGCCGCGCACCTTTATTTTTGTATAATAGACGCCGCTGCTGGGAAGAATGACTTTTTCTTTCATTTTCAAGTTGGCAGTGGGAATATCAAAGGTATGCCCAAGCCCCTTGCCTTTTACAATGGTTCCCTCAATGCTGTAATCCCGACCTAAAAAAGTTGATACTTCATTTACTTTTCCGGTACCGATAAGCTCTCGAATCAGGGTACTGCTGACAGATTGTCCGTCGATAATACACGGTGGAATAACAGTCACGCCAAAATTAAAGCGCTTTCCAAACTCCGTGAGCATCTGGATATCCCCTTCACCTTTAAAACCAAAGCTATAGTTAAAGCCGACCACAATATGAACGACATTATATTTCTGCAGTAAATAGTCCCGTATAAAAGCTTTTGGACTGTAACACATCAACTGATCATTAAAAGGGTTCAGAAAAACATAATCAATCCCCAGGTCTTTCATAACCTGAACTTTTTCTTCATTCGTGGTAATAAGCCACGGTGAATAGGCCGGAAAAATATGCGTCAGTGGATGTTCAGCAAAGGTCATGACGCCACTGGCACAATTCAGTTCTTTTGCTTTTTTGATGGTGGCATTAATAAGCTCCTGATGCCCTAAGTGCACACCATCAAAAAAGCCAAGAGCCAATACGATTTTTTCATTTGGATTAATTTCGGTATTCATGGTTATTCTCCCTAAAACATTTTAATTGGCTGAACATAGGGTTCCTCGCCAGCGCAAAACCGGCCAATACCTACAAATTCTTCCTGGTCGTAAAGACGCAGGATTTCGCTGTCTTCATAGCTCACAAAATCTTCTACAACATTCCACTGGTACAAACGGTTGCCGCTTCTCAAAAAACGGCTGCCCTGTTCATTGGCGGTTACCATTCGGAATTTTTCGAGCGCATACTCCGGCTCATGGAAAAATCCCTGGGCACGGTCCACCAGCATCAAATTTTTAAGCTGGGATAAATGCAATGCATTTTCAATTCTAAAATCTCCAACTCTTTTACGATAAAGATCCCCCATGCAAGCTGCGGTCCCTAATTTTTTGCCGATATCACGGCAAAGGGAACGGATATATGTGCCTTTAGAGCATTCTACAATAAACCGGGCCTTACGTGGTAATTCTACCGTCTCTATTGCTTCTATCCGGCTGATATGTATGGGTCGTGGCGGTATTTCAACTTTCTCACCCGCTCTTGCATAGTCATAAAGCTTACGCCCATTGATTTTTAAGGCTGAATAAATGGGTGGCACCTGCATGCTGTCACCCTTAAAGGATTCAAGCACCTTTAAAAATTCTTCTCCAGTAAAGTCTATCGGCTCCTCTGCGGTTACTGTCCCTGTGCAGTCACAGGTATCAGTTTCCTGACCAAAAAGAATTTCCGCCTCATAAACCTTATCCAGGTCATTTAAATATTCCACCGCTTTCGTAGCTTTACCGACACATAAAACAAGCACTCCCTGGGCGTTGGGGTCCAGAGTCCCGGTATGCCCGATCTTTTTTGTGTGTAATATCTGCCGGGCTTTAAAAACAACATCGTGGGATGTCATTCCCTTTTCCTTATAAATATTGAGATAACCGTTTAGCTCACTCATATATCTTCTTCATGCTTCCTATAATACTCGATCACTTCGATCAATTCTTTTTTCAGCGCTTTCAGGTCTCCCTTAAAGGTAAATCCTGCGGCGCGCATGTGGCCGCCTCCCCCGTATTTACGGGCAATCAATGAGACATCAATTTTGAACGGTGTTTTTGAACGGAGCGAGACACGGTAAATACCACACTCCACTTCTTTCACTGTCGCAGAGAGCTGAACGCCGATAACGTTCATGCCAATGTTGGCAACATCATCCGTTATCTGGACAGGGCCGCCGTATTTACAGATATCAGCATAGCCTAAAAAGATCCATGCCAGGGTATTGTCTTCATAAAGCTGCAGCGAGTCTACGGCTTTACCATACAGCTTCATTTGAGCATAATTTTTCTCGCTGTGAAGGCGTTTAGACAACACCGCAAAATTATCACGCTTTTCATAAAGGCGGCTTAAAATCTGATGGGTGTCGGCGGTGACATTGGCAAACTGAAAGCTGCCGGTATCGGTAGAGATACCGGTAAAAACAGCCTCGACCATCTCAAGGTCCAGTTCAACACCCAAAGCGTCTAAAATACGAAAAACCAACTCGGCAGTAGCGGCAGTTATCTCTAGAAAATTGATGTCGCCATACCCCTGATTGGTGGCATGATGGTCAATGACCATCGTGGTCCGGGCATCCACCATCGGGACTGGTTTAAACGCATATTCCATAGTTGAACAGTCTAAAAAGGTTACAACGTCATATTCATCCCGAAGCTCATCTTCAAAATAGCGGCTCTCGCTAAAAAACTGAAGCTTATCCTCCAAAGGCGTTTCGATGTAATAATCCACGTCCTTCCCCAGGGCTTTCAGGCCCTTTCCAAGGGCAATAGCAGACCCGATGGCATCGCCATCGGGTTTATTGTGCACGAGAATCAAAAAGCTCTGATTCTCTTTTATACAATCAAGAATCTCTGTCGGTACCTTCTTCATCCTCAGATGCTCCTTTATCTTTTTTCAGACTTGCTAAAATACTGTCGATATGCATGCCATACTCCACAGAATCATCTAATTTGAAAGTAAGCGCCGGAATTGAGTGAACCTTAAGCACCTTCCCAAGATTTGCCCTCAAAAAGCCTTTTGCATTATCCAAGAGACCCAGGACTTCTTCCTTTTCCTCAGGTGTTCCGAAAATACTGACATAAATAGTCGCAGTTTTTAGATCCGACGCCGCTTTGACATGAGTAATACTAAGTGTGTCACGATTGAAACGGCTGTCCTTCATTTTCTGCTGAATAATCAGACTCAGCTCACGCTGAATCTGACCGTTAATTTTTTCTATACGATGTGATGCCATAATAGCACCCCCTTTATTTTACAGTTCTCTTGCCACGGCTTCCATGACAAAGGTCTCAATAACGTCACCGAGCTTGATATCATTGTATTTATCAATACCGATACCACATTCGTACCCGCTGGCAACCTCTTTAACATCATCCTTAAAGCGTCTTAAGGATGCGATTTCACCTTCAAACACAACGATGCCATCACGAATGATCCGAACCTCATCATTTCTGGATATTTTACCGTCAGTGACATAGGAACCGGCAATCATGCTGCCATTGGGTATCTTGAAGACTTCGCGGACTTCGGCATTCCCAGTAACTTTTTCGACAAATTCCGGTGCCAGCATCCCTTCCATGGCTTTCTTGACATCTTCGATCGCATCGTAGATAACACGATACAGGCGGATATCGACTTCTTCCGTTTCCGCAGCTGCCAGTGCGTTTTTATCCGGGCGCACATTAAAGCCAATGATGATTGCATTGGAGGTGGACGCCAGCATAACGTCTGTCTCGTTCACTGCACCAACGGCACCGTGGATCACATTAATGCGCACATCATCTGTGTTCAGCTTTTCAAGTGACTGCTTAATGGCTTCAATGGAACCCTGAACATCGGCCTTGATAATAATATTGATATCCTGAATCTGTCCTTCCTGAATCTTTGTAAACA
The DNA window shown above is from Eubacterium limosum and carries:
- the rbfA gene encoding 30S ribosome-binding factor RbfA; the encoded protein is MASHRIEKINGQIQRELSLIIQQKMKDSRFNRDTLSITHVKAASDLKTATIYVSIFGTPEEKEEVLGLLDNAKGFLRANLGKVLKVHSIPALTFKLDDSVEYGMHIDSILASLKKDKGASEDEEGTDRDS
- a CDS encoding NAD(P)H-dependent oxidoreductase, producing MINMMYKLQKLEDEGKPIKASIVGAGQMGCGMAAQMTVMKGMDPVVVVDVVLENAKRAYLDSGYKEGEDFVEAETVEEANKLLAEGKFIVTKNNEIATKCDIIDCAVDATGVPEVGAKVAMDAINAGKHICMLNVETDVCIGHLLYKLANNAGVVYTGSAGDEPGAVVEMYDYAKGLGFDVKVVGKGKNNPLALECTPETVAEIAREKGASPKMICAFKDGTKTMVEMTAMANATGFVPDVTGAHGAESDVAHLNDVLSLKSEGRGGVLDNYGVIEYINGVAPGVFVIIGTDQPDIAAELTYLSMGPGPNYTLYRPYHLTSLETPMSVAKACIDHEPTIVPRCGRVAETIAVAKKDMKAGEMLDGIGGYTIRGTFMAASEADRQNALPMGLVDKKTQLIHDKKAGEVITYDDVVLNNDNLIVQLRKLQDELFI
- a CDS encoding triose-phosphate isomerase, with protein sequence MRKVRTPFLIVNPKSYLYGEKILELAKAAGKVAEDTGVEIFFTCPFADIRYIAENTKNIIVTAQHMESLRPGRGMGHVLPESLKAAGAEAVFLNHAENSCTVAELYATMNRAKELEMLTVVCADSVVESRAIAEMKPDILLSEPTDLIGTGETADDSYVLETTEQIHAVNPEILIMIASGVNSPEDVYNIIKLGADGTGATSGIIGAPDPARMVREMAEAMAKADKEKKEEQCDENV
- a CDS encoding bifunctional riboflavin kinase/FAD synthetase, whose product is MNTEINPNEKIVLALGFFDGVHLGHQELINATIKKAKELNCASGVMTFAEHPLTHIFPAYSPWLITTNEEKVQVMKDLGIDYVFLNPFNDQLMCYSPKAFIRDYLLQKYNVVHIVVGFNYSFGFKGEGDIQMLTEFGKRFNFGVTVIPPCIIDGQSVSSTLIRELIGTGKVNEVSTFLGRDYSIEGTIVKGKGLGHTFDIPTANLKMKEKVILPSSGVYYTKIKVRGQEHDGLTNLGFNPTFEKHPYSIETYIYDFDENIYGDYVTLTFKERVRGEIKFDNLGDLVAQIKSDIRNIHTRYRK
- the srlE gene encoding PTS glucitol/sorbitol transporter subunit IIB produces the protein MYKAVKVSKGSSGWGGPLVIQPTEKRNKIVSVTGGGIDPLTKRIAELTGATAVDGFSTGVPDDEFACVVIDCGGTARCGVYPKKKIPTINITSVGQSGPLAKFITEDIYVSGVKPETIQLADGSDTPIATEKTIQQENQQKEESQKKKSAKGEKKESIIVRLGKGVGGVVGKFFQAGRDTIDMVIRNILPFMAFVAMLIGIIQGTGLGDWIANTISPLANTLPGLLVICIICAIPIISPIIGPGAVIAQVVGVLIGQQIGVGAINPSLALPALFAIDAQVGCDFVPVGLSLGEAEPETIDAGVPAVLFERLITGPVAVLIAYAFSIGLY
- the srlA gene encoding PTS glucitol/sorbitol transporter subunit IIC, which produces MEFLSNLATAFIGLFQIGGEQFVGYITGIIPTLVCLITAVNALIAIIGQDKVDKLGIICSKNFLLRYTLLPILSMFFLCNPMAYTMGRFLDEKYKPAFYDAAVSFCHPITGLFPHANAGEYFVYGGIAAGLTTLGKDLGPLAIRYFIVGVIVILIRGIICERLTIKFMKKGENANV
- a CDS encoding PTS glucitol/sorbitol transporter subunit IIA encodes the protein MDYKSTVTTIGPLVEEMAEEGNFIIVFNENAPESLAEMSVLHTICDMDQEIKPGDVVIFGNNQYIVTAVGEEANHTLKAMGHCSFKFTGQEAVELPGQIELSGGDLPEIKPGDSFEILFT
- a CDS encoding class II fructose-bisphosphate aldolase, with product MLVTSKELFKKAQEQCFAIPAANFIDLESLKWHVEVAERLGLPLILALAESHLGDDINLEDAALIGKKYAEAAKVPVVLHLDHGATSELIKKAIDLGFSSVMIDASMESFDINVARTKEIIDYAHPRGVVVEAEIGHVGAGENYENHDETDSKYTTVEDAENFIKATNVDSLAISIGTAHGMYKGIPEINFDRLKEIAAAVNTPLVLHGGSSSGDKNLNKCAVSGIAKINIFSDFLAGAMESLNEQKPDNYLDVKKASKEGMQKTLEHYYGVFETKAVEV
- a CDS encoding transcriptional regulator GutM — protein: MQRNLLFLVVFALMALQMVLSLFQIKRYQRELGKLRGTGTIGIGHTKGGLKAGQILIVSYSRRKDQVVAYRQMKGITIFAGFKTTETMLGMSLSDLKSIGLEEDAWEFRRRRRKHPYNPEEMTKKKGALIQAVEAIEKRLAVENMQTENKKRLLECTGQFTAKESM
- the truB gene encoding tRNA pseudouridine(55) synthase TruB, whose product is MSELNGYLNIYKEKGMTSHDVVFKARQILHTKKIGHTGTLDPNAQGVLVLCVGKATKAVEYLNDLDKVYEAEILFGQETDTCDCTGTVTAEEPIDFTGEEFLKVLESFKGDSMQVPPIYSALKINGRKLYDYARAGEKVEIPPRPIHISRIEAIETVELPRKARFIVECSKGTYIRSLCRDIGKKLGTAACMGDLYRKRVGDFRIENALHLSQLKNLMLVDRAQGFFHEPEYALEKFRMVTANEQGSRFLRSGNRLYQWNVVEDFVSYEDSEILRLYDQEEFVGIGRFCAGEEPYVQPIKMF
- a CDS encoding DHH family phosphoesterase, giving the protein MKKVPTEILDCIKENQSFLILVHNKPDGDAIGSAIALGKGLKALGKDVDYYIETPLEDKLQFFSESRYFEDELRDEYDVVTFLDCSTMEYAFKPVPMVDARTTMVIDHHATNQGYGDINFLEITAATAELVFRILDALGVELDLEMVEAVFTGISTDTGSFQFANVTADTHQILSRLYEKRDNFAVLSKRLHSEKNYAQMKLYGKAVDSLQLYEDNTLAWIFLGYADICKYGGPVQITDDVANIGMNVIGVQLSATVKEVECGIYRVSLRSKTPFKIDVSLIARKYGGGGHMRAAGFTFKGDLKALKKELIEVIEYYRKHEEDI
- a CDS encoding sugar-binding transcriptional regulator; the encoded protein is MKKNIIEDERMMLRVSDMYYNKNMSQQDIANKLSISRPTISKLLSAAREHGIVTITVSDTNGRKYFQLEQLLEEKYGLKEVFIVETLEDTAETKALMGKAAAQYLSRIIRDGDVIGVTMGTTVAQIAPHANNSYHSNLTFVPLIGGIGTVATELHSNYIAESMARAFGGIYYPLHAPAMISRKNTKIELMKENSIQRVFKKAKRMDIAILGIGAPTSNSTIIKTGYFTPEIFEEIREQKMCGDICMVFYDENGNIDKFEYNEKMMSIDLGVLKNTKYSIGVCGGVDKPAAISGAINGGYINVLITDYDCAQILDRMKSESFLAT
- a CDS encoding YjbQ family protein, which encodes MKMYKEQIELESHGGRPTYFDITPQLKKIIQESGIKDGICAVSSPHTTCAVFFEEFVHDYTEEGDEFLQVDLNNGLNKIFPRHETADQYLYPGEEHYREVESWPNAETYLPGGDRTQLFNCDAHLKATIIGSSEVFDVENGNLGVGVTGYAYFVDFDCSRPRPRKCKVCIIGE